A window of Malania oleifera isolate guangnan ecotype guangnan chromosome 2, ASM2987363v1, whole genome shotgun sequence genomic DNA:
TGGTGCCCCTACTGACCTTCCATTTCACAGATGCTCCACATCAGCGCAAGGTTTAATTATATGGTCCAAAGCTACAAAACTGTTCTCACCATCCCCACCCCACCCCAGAACTAAAAATaacaatacaaaaataaaaacaatgagATGATTTGATTGAACACAAGAACCCAACTTAGAGCCTTCTCCCCCTTCTACCACCCTTTCTACGAGTGCTGTCAGTTGGAATTGGAGTCACGTCCTCTGAAAGACAACATAAATAACATTAATATTTGTGTAGATTACAGCCATAAAGGGGCAATCCTAGAACCCCTTTAAGTTGTAATTGTTGGAATCTTATATTCAAATCTGTTTATAGTAACTGTAGAAGGCCAAAATAAAAGGGCTCTGCATTACCGGGTTTTTATTTTGTGAAGGCTGAAATGGGCAGAAAAGGAaatcatgcattcatgcatgtgcACAGGAGGAAGCATTTGAGATGTGCTCATAAGAAGCAAACATTTCCATTTGGAaaagggaggttatcaggcaacTGCTTTCAAATTACAGAATGAAGAAGCCCTTCTAGTATATGGCAGTATATGAAGAGGGAAATTCTCAAGTTCTGTTGGTCAGCACCAAGATAAGGAGAGCACAGAGGGATTGGAGATGTATAAATAGGATCATCCTTGATTCAAGACGGCTTGGCAGAGTTGATGTTTCAATCATTCAAACTCCATTTTTATAGCTTCCAAAGTTCATAAATAAAAGCCAACTAGTCAAAGACAGCAATTTGACGTTCAATGACATGTCAGCTTGAGATATTCTATTCAAAATGTAAATGACATTTTTGTCTTCTGAGGGCTCCTGTTGGGCTTTAAATGAACTTCTTTACATGCCTTGATTCTGATCCCAATATCCAAAAACCCCTAATTTGTTCATAGGGAGTGGAAAGATTTCTGGGTCATAGGCCTCAAACATCAGCTAATGTGATGTGAAAAGAAATGCGCAAACCTACATTATTTGGAGACTTTCACATAACACCACAAACCTTAGTTTTCTTCTTAACTCATTTCAAACATTAAGTCTTACTCCTACCTATGCGGCCAATTTTCATTCCAGAACGAGCAAGAGCACGAAGAGCAGATTGAGCACCAGGACCGGGTGTCTTAGTCTTATTTCCTCCCGTAGCCCGCAACTTAATATGAAGAGCAGTAATGCCAAGTTCCTGCCCAAAGATAAAGTCGTCAATGTGAAACAGATCAAACACCAAGGGCATAAATTACATTGCCTTTTTaggaagagggaaaaaaaaaaaagaggccaACTTAATCAGCAGAATTAACATCCAAATCAAAAGTTTATAATTTCTACACTTAAGGTTGCATAGGGTAAAAAGATAAGGCAGAAACCTTGCATCTCTGTGCAACATCTTGTGCTGCAAGCATGGCTGCATAAGGAGAAGACTCATCTCGGTCAGCTTTGACCTTCATGCCACCTGTTGTATGAGATAGAAAATTCATAATTCAACCATAACAAAGGAACTCTTCCAAGACAGATGTACACACAAATGCACTCTCTCagtgtaaaatcaaaattagaTTTCCGAACACTGAGTTCAGCAGCAAAGAAACATAAATCCAAGAAACCCCACATGCCCAAGTTGCCCACAACTTAAGAGAGATCCTGCCCTCAAATACACATGCTTCACAGGCAATTAATTAAAGCTCACCATAATAGACTGAATATCAACATCTACAAGTAAGAAAGTTATTTCAGATACCCAATCATTAGATATTATTTAGTACTCCAACAAATACATCCTGCATGGATTCATGATAGAAAGTATCCACATGCACACGGACAGGATTATCCCAAATTAGATTGCTTCAATGACACATGtatttgcacacacacacacacacacaaagatacCCTACATTCATAAATTCACCAGCAAATCCTTTGAGAATCACAACAACAATGCCACTCAAtaaaattcacataaatccaaCTTAATTTTAATATACATTGCATAAGCATGTAAAGAACTGTGAATGGACGAAAAAGCTGAATCTACAGAAAACCTAAgggtcatttggtatcacattagaAAATCATAAATACATATTGCACAAATGAAAAGCTAAAAACCAGAAATACAAAACAAAAATCTTAAAACTGACAAACCTGTTTTATTCTATTCCCAAAACTGAAACGAATTAAAATGAACGCATGCACAGTTTTGTCCTCGGATAAAAAAATAACTTAATCATCATTATCATCCTTCAATTACCATAAAATATGATTAGTCATAATAGTGCAAACAAAAGACTTTAACTTTTTTTAGCCCACATGCCCGGGGGCGCAGGGCAGTGCAGCCCGCCCGCCCAGGGGGTGGGGACTTATCTGTTTTACATAATAATGATATTCTTTGAGCTCGCTCTCTACTACTCCAAGAACATCattattataaataaatgctaaaattttaaaagtacttTGAATGTTTGAATCTTCAGAATTTTTAAggatatctttatttttattttatttagacTCCATGGCATTTTTATTTTAGTTCTTATTCATTAAAAAAGTTGTGTTCACAATTAAGTTATCCACAAAAATTAATGCTTGATATTAAAGTATAATAGGTTGCTAAAATTATAGCAGATATTGAAACAAGATATAGTAACATAAAACATTTAGAGACCCAACCAGACCAATTAATCAAGTATAGAATGAATTTAATTTGGAGCACTTGATGGAAGAGCAAAAATGCCAAATGTCAGATGAAATTAAGTTGAGGCCCAACACACAAAGTAGCTAGAGATAATTGCAAATTAACTAGACCCAAATACATAATGCAAATTCAAGATAGATCAAGACCAAGATTACATTACTAGTGAGGACATGATTGTTAGAATCTTATAATTGTTGATTTGAATGATACAATTTGtatcaattccacaccaaatcgAGAATCAAAAAAAACCAAATCATTTCTGAACCTATAATATCCAGACATACCAACTAAGTAAAACCCTAAAAATGAGCTTCCTTTTTTAACATGGTTGCCTTATTCCTTCCCTAGGCTTCTAAAAATGGggagaaaatagaactttagCTCTTCTGTTCCCTTGCAAAGCAATTTTTCTCTCTTGGTGGAGTGAAGAGTTCTACCATCAAGGAAAAAGGTGCAGAGCACAGGTTGGCTAAAGGGGTACTCAGGTTTcgccatgtttttttttttttttttgttgtgtttttttGTGAGTgggaataaataaaatatataaacagCTATTTAAATGGGCACAATAGGAGGAGATCAAGAAGTCCTCCAATATCAAAGATTCAAAATAAATCAAccagaaaaatcaaaataaatctgCCATCCTAAATCCCAAACAATATCAGGCAGTGGCTAGCCTTAAAATAAACATAAAGGAATGGAGCCAAAAAAGACGCCAACACTACAGATCTATCCCACAACAAACAAGGAGAGGTGGTGCTCAACATCCCTCTCAATTCATAAGGTCTACAAAATAGCAAAAACTGTGCTGCACCATAAAACTCCTCCCTTCCTACTCTTGCCAAAGCCCTGATATCCCATCAAACTGAAATCACCCACTGCCCAATGTGGCACTCAATTTTTCCCACAACAAACAAGGAGAGGCTGTGTTCACATTCCCCTCAATTCATAAGGTCGACAAAATGCCAAGAACCATTTTGCTCCATAAAACCCCTCCCTTGCTACTCTTGCCAAAACCCCAATATATCACCAAATTCCCCCAACTGCAAGTAAGCAGCCAAGCTTCATAAAAACAAGATAAGAGAGCACTGCAAAGATGGGTTGCCACCTAACAACAAAGGAATGTGTGAGCATTCATTTCATCAGACACATCACACGCGTGTTATGGCTGAGGACCTTATAGAAAGTCAAGAATTTAGAGGAAAGTCCAAATCTTGTAATGAATGTAGCTCCGAGGGAAGAGAGGGGAAGGAGAGTTACGTGggacaaggaaaaaaaaagatttaGGTTACATTTAGTTCATGGAATAGCTATTCCTTGGGATAAGATGGAATACAATAAGAAATTTGAGAATAAAggaaatagttattccttgtatattccttattattttaTCCAACATGTAACTAAAAAAAGGATATGACAGTGAAATTTGCAATAACTTTCCTTATCTATTCCTTGTTACGGATACATAAAAAGTTTCactttgttattttctttatcgCAACATATTTTTTTATGCAACTAATCAgaactataaataatttattcctaggaataggcaTTTTGTGAACCAAAGGCAACCATAGTGGAAAAATGTCATGATGAATCAACCTTCCAAACCTCTCATCCCCCTCATTGAAGGGAACAAAATGAACCAAAATGTTAAGTTAAATGGAAAGATGCTCTCCCAAAACCAAACTCTCTTGCAATTCCCCACTTCGAACCAactgagaaaaaaagaaaagacaagcaaCCTAGGACACGAAATTCCATAAGTGTGCATGAGAAACGATGCCACTAGCCCACTTCCTCTAGAATCCAATCCAATGAATCCTATAGTACTGTTAATCACTTTGTGCCAAAAAGAATTAAGAGGGGAACTTCCACAATCATTTCCCAATTAAAGAGATGTTTCTAGTAACCACATTACCAAGGCCCAGTCCGTAATCACCTCCTAGCTAACAAGATCTCGCTTGTTCTCCCCAAAACCCAATCGAATAAAATCACACATCATCCTCTCAAGGATCCAAGCAACACACTTGGGCAGTCTTGCATGAGAAAGAAAGTAAATAGGGTCGTTAGAAGGACAGCACTATGAGGAAGGTACAACCCCCCATAGATGGGGACATATTTTCCACTTCTCCAACCTACCAACCCTCTCAATCACAGAATCCTAAAAAGCTACATAGTTAGGGTTACCTCCAAATGACAGGCCTAGGTAGAAGAATGACTACTCCA
This region includes:
- the LOC131147830 gene encoding small ribosomal subunit protein uS11z-like, with translation MSRRKVREPKEDNVTLGPTVREGEQVFGVAHIFASFNDTFIHVTDLSGRETLVRITGGMKVKADRDESSPYAAMLAAQDVAQRCKELGITALHIKLRATGGNKTKTPGPGAQSALRALARSGMKIGRIEDVTPIPTDSTRRKGGRRGRRL